GCTGATGTGGTACGGCGCCATCAAAGGTAAAGGGAAGCTCGAGGCATTCGTGAAGGCTGTCGTCAAGAGCCCCGTCGGCCCTGTCGGTTTGCTCGCTGTTCCGTTCTGCGGGATGGCCATGGAGAAGTGCTTCTACGACACGTTGGTGTCGCTGCAGGGCGTGAACCCGAACATTCAGCCCGATACGCGGAAGATGGAGACCTGGCCCGCCGGCGGACACGCGCTGCCGTCCTTCTCCGTCGTGCCCGTGAAGCACATCCGGGAGTACttctagctagctagctcgGAAACGGGTGG
The genomic region above belongs to Micromonas commoda chromosome 4, complete sequence and contains:
- a CDS encoding predicted protein; this translates as MASTGDASTEASTSDREYVSPGVIGACLTIIPNALMWYGAIKGKGKLEAFVKAVVKSPVGPVGLLAVPFCGMAMEKCFYDTLVSLQGVNPNIQPDTRKMETWPAGGHALPSFSVVPVKHIREYF